In uncultured Cohaesibacter sp., a genomic segment contains:
- a CDS encoding type 1 glutamine amidotransferase, with translation MGKRLLYLGNGRSLQSVAKLDERFETWGLNVDRFWAYDGQFPLSLDGYDGIFLSGSPHGAYEDIDFILREHDLIREAAEKKIPMLGVCFGHQILASALCGKDQVFRRTSCEIGYKDLPVTEAARTDRIAKDLHETVHMFVWHNDEVLGTHPDMTILAYSDDCANHVWRYKDEDIWGIQGHPEVTLAQAPIWFEQNRERMELDGADIEELKASAHEADEAKTMLTRFTELVLNG, from the coding sequence ATGGGTAAACGTCTTCTATATCTGGGCAATGGCCGGTCTTTGCAGTCGGTTGCCAAACTTGACGAACGGTTCGAAACCTGGGGCCTCAACGTCGATCGCTTCTGGGCCTATGACGGCCAGTTCCCGCTTTCCCTCGATGGCTACGACGGCATCTTCCTGTCTGGCAGCCCGCATGGTGCCTATGAGGACATCGACTTCATTCTGCGTGAGCATGATTTGATCCGTGAGGCGGCTGAAAAGAAGATCCCGATGCTGGGCGTCTGCTTTGGCCACCAGATCCTCGCCTCGGCCCTGTGCGGCAAGGATCAGGTCTTCCGGCGCACCAGCTGCGAGATCGGCTACAAGGATCTACCGGTGACGGAAGCGGCTCGCACCGACAGGATTGCCAAGGATCTGCACGAAACCGTGCACATGTTCGTCTGGCACAATGACGAGGTGCTTGGCACCCATCCGGACATGACCATTCTGGCCTATTCGGACGATTGCGCCAACCATGTCTGGCGCTACAAGGACGAGGACATCTGGGGCATTCAGGGCCATCCTGAAGTCACCCTGGCGCAGGCCCCGATCTGGTTCGAACAGAACCGCGAGCGGATGGAGCTGGACGGAGCCGACATCGAAGAGCTGAAAGCATCCGCCCATGAAGCTGACGAGGCAAAGACCATGCTGACCCGTTTCACTGAACTGGTGCTTAACGGCTGA
- a CDS encoding Xaa-Pro peptidase family protein encodes MPTPAYWFQREEYLARLARVQAELKKRDLDGLVAFLPETVTWVTGYFTRAYGTLQFAIIPADGEPTLFCRDVEEYYLDTTCVFADRVMWTDSDDRMKVAADAIRSRMGPNAKLGIELSAWPLSAGRFEYLKTAIPGILWQDESNLAPTMRLIKSPAEIACQRLAAKAAEAGMQAAIDASEVGVSEREMAAQICAAMILAGSDLPGPGVMSSGERAFHLHGGYSDRVLEAGDIVQIEVTPNVHHYHARFMRPIRIAPARDDDHAIVEKLIAIQDAALAEVRPGVAATVPDSIYRDGILSAGLRETYTNKTFYSVGLLLQPNGGEPLEAEPSCTWKFEPGQTFHTYLLASGYGMSETIAITETGYERLTNFPRKLFVK; translated from the coding sequence ATGCCGACACCTGCCTATTGGTTCCAGCGCGAGGAATATCTCGCCCGTCTTGCCCGCGTTCAGGCCGAACTCAAAAAACGGGATCTCGATGGTCTTGTGGCCTTTCTACCCGAAACCGTGACATGGGTTACGGGCTATTTTACCCGCGCCTATGGCACGTTGCAGTTTGCCATCATTCCGGCTGACGGTGAGCCGACCCTCTTTTGCCGCGATGTTGAGGAATACTATCTTGATACGACCTGTGTCTTTGCGGATCGGGTGATGTGGACCGACAGTGATGACCGGATGAAGGTGGCTGCCGACGCGATCCGCAGCCGGATGGGGCCGAATGCCAAACTGGGCATCGAATTGTCGGCATGGCCGCTTTCTGCGGGGCGTTTCGAATATCTCAAGACGGCCATCCCCGGCATTCTCTGGCAAGACGAGAGCAATCTGGCTCCGACCATGCGCCTCATCAAGAGCCCGGCCGAGATCGCCTGTCAGCGGCTTGCAGCCAAGGCTGCGGAAGCTGGCATGCAGGCTGCCATTGATGCGTCTGAAGTCGGCGTATCCGAACGCGAAATGGCCGCCCAGATCTGTGCTGCAATGATCCTCGCCGGATCCGACCTGCCGGGACCGGGCGTCATGTCGTCCGGTGAGCGAGCCTTCCACCTGCACGGAGGCTACTCGGACCGTGTTCTTGAGGCTGGTGATATCGTGCAGATCGAGGTGACCCCGAACGTTCACCACTATCATGCCCGGTTCATGCGTCCCATCCGCATTGCCCCTGCGCGGGATGATGATCATGCCATTGTCGAGAAATTGATTGCCATTCAGGATGCGGCGCTTGCAGAAGTACGCCCCGGTGTGGCAGCAACGGTGCCGGACAGCATTTATCGCGATGGCATCCTGTCTGCCGGTCTGCGCGAGACCTATACCAACAAAACCTTCTACTCGGTTGGCCTTCTGCTGCAACCGAACGGTGGCGAGCCCCTTGAGGCGGAGCCAAGCTGCACATGGAAATTCGAACCGGGCCAGACCTTCCATACCTATCTTCTGGCGAGTGGTTACGGTATGTCCGAAACCATCGCCATCACGGAAACGGGCTATGAAAGACTGACCAATTTTCCTCGTAAGCTGTTTGTAAAATGA
- a CDS encoding dihydrodipicolinate synthase family protein has translation MTRLSNDTKGVFSISVTPFDEQGAIDFDSLDRVTDFYLEKGSTGITVLGMMGEAPKMTQTEAVDIASRVIKRANGAPIVVGVSAPGLAAISELSKKVMDLGAAGVMIAPPGNLKTNEQIIAYYASACEAAGAGVPVVLQDFPLSTGVNISTDTLGTIIDQNEQIVMLKHEDWPGLEKISAVREAEKAGRRRISILCGNGALFLPESMARGANGAMTGFAYIEMLRDIVAFAEKGDLDKAQDIYDAYLPLVCYEQQPGLGLAVRKYVLQKRGVIASEAMRKPGKGLTAAARSEVDRIIDRQEKRLKELG, from the coding sequence ATGACGCGTCTCAGCAATGACACCAAAGGTGTTTTCTCGATCTCGGTCACGCCCTTCGACGAACAGGGCGCCATCGATTTTGACAGCCTTGATCGGGTGACAGACTTCTATCTGGAAAAGGGGTCAACGGGCATCACCGTGCTGGGGATGATGGGCGAAGCACCCAAGATGACCCAGACCGAAGCCGTTGACATCGCAAGCCGCGTGATCAAACGTGCCAATGGGGCACCCATCGTTGTCGGCGTGTCTGCACCGGGGCTCGCTGCCATCTCGGAATTGTCGAAAAAGGTGATGGATCTGGGCGCCGCCGGTGTGATGATCGCCCCTCCGGGCAACCTCAAGACCAACGAGCAGATCATCGCCTATTATGCCAGTGCCTGCGAAGCGGCCGGGGCCGGTGTGCCTGTGGTTCTGCAGGACTTTCCGCTAAGCACGGGCGTCAATATCTCAACCGATACCCTTGGCACGATCATCGACCAGAACGAACAGATTGTCATGCTCAAGCATGAAGACTGGCCGGGTCTGGAGAAGATCAGTGCGGTACGCGAGGCCGAGAAAGCCGGTCGCCGTCGCATTTCGATCCTGTGTGGCAACGGCGCGCTGTTCCTGCCCGAATCCATGGCACGCGGTGCCAATGGTGCCATGACCGGCTTTGCCTATATCGAAATGCTGCGCGATATCGTCGCCTTCGCCGAAAAGGGCGATCTGGACAAGGCACAGGATATCTATGATGCCTATCTGCCGCTCGTCTGCTATGAACAGCAGCCGGGACTGGGGCTTGCCGTTCGCAAATATGTGTTGCAGAAACGGGGTGTGATCGCCTCTGAAGCGATGCGCAAACCGGGCAAGGGGCTGACGGCTGCTGCCCGCAGTGAGGTCGATCGCATCATTGATCGACAGGAAAAGAGATTGAAGGAGCTTGGCTGA
- a CDS encoding SDR family oxidoreductase, producing MDFGLKGKRALVLGASRGLGAASAILLAEEGADVIAASRSGALPAGLPEGLKDRVSTIKLDLADAGSVSDVIALLGETPVDILVNNCGGPAAGPAKGQSVAAWVAAFNAMATPIFAITDKAVEAMADKGWGRVVTIGSSGIVSPIPNLALSNGVRGAIAGWSKTLASEVAASGITVNMVLPGRIATDRLAELDAGKAKKSGQSVDEVKAASRATIPAARYGKPEEFGAVVTFLCSEQASFITGSMIRVDGGMIKGM from the coding sequence ATGGATTTTGGTCTGAAAGGAAAACGCGCGCTCGTATTGGGCGCCAGTCGCGGACTTGGTGCAGCGTCGGCCATTCTGCTGGCCGAGGAAGGCGCTGACGTCATTGCCGCCTCACGGTCCGGGGCCTTGCCTGCTGGCTTGCCTGAGGGCCTCAAGGACAGGGTTAGCACCATCAAGCTTGATCTGGCTGATGCCGGATCGGTGAGCGATGTGATCGCCTTGCTTGGTGAGACGCCAGTGGACATACTGGTCAATAACTGTGGTGGACCGGCTGCCGGTCCGGCCAAGGGCCAGAGTGTGGCAGCCTGGGTTGCCGCCTTCAACGCCATGGCAACGCCGATCTTCGCCATCACCGACAAGGCTGTGGAAGCGATGGCCGACAAGGGTTGGGGCCGCGTGGTGACCATCGGCTCGTCCGGTATTGTCAGCCCCATCCCCAATCTGGCGCTGTCCAATGGTGTGCGCGGCGCGATTGCTGGCTGGTCGAAGACGCTGGCAAGCGAAGTGGCAGCCTCGGGCATTACCGTCAACATGGTGCTGCCGGGTCGCATTGCGACCGACCGGCTTGCCGAGCTTGATGCGGGCAAGGCCAAGAAGAGCGGCCAGTCTGTTGATGAGGTCAAGGCTGCGTCACGCGCAACCATTCCCGCCGCCCGTTATGGCAAACCGGAAGAATTTGGTGCCGTCGTCACCTTCCTGTGCTCGGAACAGGCCAGCTTCATTACCGGGTCGATGATCCGGGTCGATGGCGGCATGATCAAGGGCATGTAG
- a CDS encoding bile acid:sodium symporter family protein gives MKFLKHIGIDTYMLLLIATVGLGLLIPARGIAMTGLGHVTFWAVALLFFLYGAKLDASSVKAGLMNWRLQGLTFLATYLVIPIIGLALAAIFGPLLGTTVTLGLLFLAVLPSTVQSSIAFTSIAGGNVPAAICAASVSNMIGVALTPALVALLMNQGSGGVSFDAVIKISTQILLPFVLGQMVRPLIGSFIARHKVLTMVVDRGSILLIVYKAFSSGTTSGLWNAIPLSSLAILFVIILIFLALTMASMILGGRTFKLNYPDRAVLFYCGSTKSLASGLPIASALFAADQVGAIVLPIMIYHMSQLLVCAYVSQKAGRRMREEETRQGALASQGAK, from the coding sequence ATGAAGTTTCTCAAGCACATTGGTATCGACACATACATGTTGCTGCTGATTGCGACGGTGGGTCTTGGCCTGCTGATCCCCGCTCGGGGCATTGCCATGACCGGGCTCGGGCATGTCACCTTCTGGGCCGTCGCTCTGCTGTTCTTCCTCTACGGGGCCAAGCTGGATGCCAGTTCGGTGAAGGCCGGGTTGATGAACTGGCGCCTACAGGGTCTCACATTTCTGGCGACCTATCTGGTGATCCCGATCATCGGTCTGGCACTGGCGGCAATCTTCGGTCCACTGCTCGGGACAACTGTCACCCTTGGTCTGCTGTTCCTAGCTGTTCTGCCATCCACGGTCCAGTCGTCCATCGCCTTCACCTCGATTGCCGGAGGCAATGTGCCTGCCGCCATCTGCGCGGCCTCCGTTTCCAACATGATCGGTGTCGCCCTGACACCGGCACTCGTGGCGCTGCTGATGAATCAGGGCAGCGGCGGCGTCAGTTTTGATGCGGTGATCAAGATCAGCACGCAGATCCTGCTGCCCTTCGTTCTGGGCCAGATGGTGCGCCCGCTGATCGGTTCGTTCATCGCAAGACACAAGGTTCTGACCATGGTGGTCGACCGTGGCTCCATCCTGCTGATTGTCTACAAGGCCTTCAGCTCCGGCACCACGTCAGGCCTTTGGAATGCCATACCGCTGTCCAGCCTTGCCATACTGTTCGTGATCATCCTCATTTTCCTTGCGCTGACCATGGCGTCCATGATCCTTGGCGGCCGGACCTTCAAGCTCAACTATCCGGACCGTGCCGTGCTGTTCTATTGCGGCTCGACCAAGAGCCTTGCCAGCGGACTGCCGATTGCCAGCGCCCTGTTTGCAGCCGATCAGGTGGGAGCGATTGTCCTGCCGATCATGATTTACCACATGAGCCAGCTCTTGGTCTGTGCCTATGTCTCGCAAAAAGCGGGCAGGCGCATGCGCGAAGAGGAAACCCGGCAGGGCGCATTGGCCAGCCAAGGGGCCAAATAG
- a CDS encoding gamma-glutamyltransferase family protein, which produces MQLRHDPIYSSRRSPVLADNVVATSQPLATQAGLTILQRGGNAVDATIATAATLTVVEPTGNGLGSDAFCILWDGKKLHGLNASGRAPAAWTADRFPNGMPAHGWDSVTVPGAVSAWVELSDRFGKLELSEVLAPAIHYAEEGFIVSPVIGELWSRGAATLKNQPGFADHFMPNGRAPKAGERFVNRALARTLKAIAQTHGKAFYEGEIAEKIVAFSKANGGAMAMSDLAEHSLDWCGTISQSFDDVDLHEIPPNGQGIAALMALGMLQHTPIRDHGPDDLASVHLQIEAIKLAYADLHRYVADRRFMKDIRETDLLDPGYLKDRARLIRMDRAQNLGPGAPKRGGTVLLNAADASGMMISYIQSNYAGFGSGVVVPDTGIAMQNRGFGFTTEAGHPNCVGPKKRPFHTIIPGFAIKNGAPLMAFGMMGGPIQAQGHMQLLLRTQLWDQDVQTAADAPRWRMIENLDVACEPQMPEALLEGLVDLGHRIQIEAPDNAFGFGGAQLVQKLPGGGYAAGSDPRKDGQAAGF; this is translated from the coding sequence ATGCAGCTGCGTCATGATCCCATTTATTCATCCCGCCGCTCACCGGTTCTGGCTGACAATGTCGTGGCGACATCCCAGCCTCTTGCCACGCAGGCAGGCCTGACGATCCTGCAGCGCGGCGGCAATGCCGTCGACGCTACCATCGCCACGGCTGCAACCCTCACAGTTGTGGAGCCGACCGGCAACGGCCTTGGGTCCGACGCTTTCTGCATCCTGTGGGATGGCAAGAAACTGCATGGTCTCAACGCATCCGGTCGCGCACCGGCCGCCTGGACTGCGGATCGCTTCCCCAACGGGATGCCCGCCCATGGTTGGGATAGTGTAACCGTCCCCGGCGCGGTCAGCGCCTGGGTCGAACTGTCTGACCGATTTGGCAAGCTGGAGCTCTCCGAGGTGCTGGCCCCCGCCATTCACTATGCCGAAGAAGGCTTCATCGTATCCCCGGTGATTGGCGAGCTCTGGTCACGCGGGGCCGCAACGCTGAAAAACCAGCCTGGCTTTGCCGACCATTTCATGCCCAACGGAAGAGCCCCGAAGGCAGGCGAACGCTTCGTCAACCGGGCTTTGGCCCGAACCTTGAAGGCCATCGCCCAGACCCATGGCAAGGCCTTTTACGAAGGCGAGATTGCCGAGAAGATCGTTGCCTTTTCCAAGGCCAATGGCGGTGCCATGGCGATGTCCGATCTGGCCGAGCACAGTCTGGACTGGTGCGGCACGATCAGCCAGTCCTTCGACGATGTCGATCTGCATGAAATCCCGCCAAACGGGCAGGGGATCGCCGCCCTGATGGCACTTGGCATGCTCCAGCATACCCCGATCAGGGATCACGGGCCGGATGACCTTGCCTCGGTGCATCTGCAAATCGAGGCCATCAAGCTCGCCTATGCCGACCTGCATCGCTATGTTGCCGACCGCCGCTTCATGAAGGATATCCGGGAAACGGATCTTCTTGATCCGGGCTATCTCAAGGACCGCGCCCGGCTTATCAGAATGGATCGCGCCCAGAATCTCGGGCCGGGGGCCCCGAAGCGCGGCGGCACTGTTTTGCTCAATGCAGCCGATGCCTCGGGCATGATGATCAGCTACATCCAGTCCAACTACGCTGGCTTTGGCTCAGGTGTTGTCGTGCCCGACACGGGCATCGCCATGCAGAACCGCGGCTTTGGCTTCACCACCGAGGCAGGGCACCCCAACTGCGTCGGGCCGAAGAAGCGTCCGTTCCACACGATCATACCTGGCTTTGCCATAAAGAATGGCGCACCGCTCATGGCCTTTGGCATGATGGGAGGCCCGATCCAGGCCCAGGGTCATATGCAGCTCTTGCTCCGCACCCAGCTTTGGGATCAGGATGTCCAGACCGCAGCGGACGCTCCGCGTTGGCGCATGATCGAAAATCTGGACGTCGCCTGCGAACCCCAGATGCCGGAAGCCCTGCTTGAAGGTCTGGTCGACCTTGGCCACCGCATCCAGATTGAAGCCCCAGACAATGCCTTCGGCTTTGGCGGTGCCCAACTGGTGCAAAAGCTCCCCGGCGGCGGCTACGCTGCAGGGTCCGACCCGCGCAAGGACGGACAGGCCGCAGGCTTTTGA